The genome window CCCCACACACCCTCAGGTCTGGTCCGAGCAGACGCCACCCGCCCATGCCCAGCATCTGCACctgccacctcccccaccccaggactcCCTTCAGATGAGGTCTCCCCCTCATGCTCACACTGGAGAGACTCCTAGCAGAGGGGGCGCCTTGTACGCATCCATCGCCCACCACGACTTTGCCCCGCCTGGAGCCTCCTGGAGTTAGGGAGCTGCCACGGGTAACGGGGGGTGGAAGATGGTAGAGGGGTGGGGTCGATCCGCACCTGGGGTCCCGGTGGACATGGACACGGCACCTCCAGCTCCTGCTGCAGCTGCCCAGCTGGGGGTGGGCATGACAGTCAGCCCATGGGGAACCCCAGAGGCCCACACCCGGAGGCCGGGACAGAACCCAGGCAAGGGGCTTGTATTCCAGGTCAGGGAGGGAGTTTCATCTCCACCTGGAGAGCAGAGACTTGAGGGGCTGGTGCTCAGAGCCCTGGGCTGGACCCCCTAAGTCAAGTTCCTCTCCCTTTCTTGGAGGCAGTGGGGGCGTGGGTTGGGGGTGTGCCGCACTCAGCCCCAGCGCATCTTGGGTCAGGCTCAGGCCCTGGGAAGGAGGGACCCCGCCCAGGACCCTGGTCCAGCAGGAGGCCAGACACCAGCAAGTTCTGAGGCCATGCCCTGCGACCTCGGAGCAGCACAGCAGGTGAGGTGGGGAAGGTGGGCTCAGTCTCGGACCAGGCTGGGGACTCTCAGCAGTGCCCCTCCCCAGGCCATGTCGCAACACCTTCATGAACATGTGCACTTTATTGAATTCCTTGTAGACAGGTATGTGAGTAGAAGCTACAGTATGAAAGCATGGAGCCCAGGGACAGGGCCACAGCCCCAGGGGGCAGGGCCAGTGGTGCATGGTGGAGACCATGGGCACCGCTGGTGGCCTCCAAGATTCTGTATTATCTGCGAAATGCTCCGAAGATTACATCTGAGAAAATGATGAAAAGGACGATGACTATCACGATCTTTATGATGCTGATGATGAGAGCGGAGATGTTCAGGCACCTGGCGGTGGAGGCATAGGCCTGGGCCCCAGTCACGTCGCCCACCATCTTCCTGTCCCTAGACTGGGAAGACCGCATGGTGAGGGGGCCGTGGAGCGGGTCAGGTGAGAGCCAGCTGCTGGGACCGAGGTCCCCCCTGGTTCCCACATGCCCTGCTCAGTCTCCACCTGCCCTCAGCCTGATCCGGGACCCCCCCCCTTTGTTACAGACTCTCAGGGTCACCAGGAGGGTCAGGACTCTGCCCCCTTCTGCTTTGGCCGCTCACCCCACCATGTGGGCAAAGTCCCCTGTGAGTACTTTTTGCACTTTCTGAGAGCCTGGGGCACCTTGATCTGCAGTGTGAAGGGCATAGTTTCTGGAATTGGGCCGTAGGGAGAAGACTTCCTCTGGGCTGGGGTTGGGAGGACACGTCTGACCCCGTCCATCCCCATGCAGCCTCATGCTGTATCCGCACTGGGAAGGTTCCTCAGGCCAGGCACACACACAGGTTACATACACAGACGTATAGACGACAGTGAGACACACGCAAACTCCctcccgccacacacacacacacaggcccccacctcaccccaggtGCTGTGGGGACAGGCGGAACTGGCAGGCTCACGCCACTTTCCTGGGGCGTCCCTCCCACCCGCACGCACCTTCACGGAGTAGGCGAACGCGATAAAGCCCAGGCAGCACCAGTTCATGAAGAGCGTGTTGAACAGGGACCAGACCACATGGTCGGGCACGGAGGTGTCGCTGCGGATGTTGATCACGGTGGATGTCACAGGAGCCGAGCTCTGGGGCGTCCCCAGCACAGCTACCTCGTGCTCCTCCTTGAGCATCTCGTAGTTTTCGGAGAGGCCGGTGTTGGCGCGAGTGAAGAAGGTTTGGGAAGTGTGGTTCATGGTGCCGAGACCCAACCAGACGTCCCGTCCAGATGCTGGGGCAGTCAGTGCTCAATGGATCCTCCCCGTCCTCTGTTGTTTCGATTTCTCAGAAGTTTCCTTTTCCTGGCATTTGGCAAATTGCGTGCTGGCTGGGAACTCAGGAGGGCGGAGCAAAGTTTCTAGGATCAAGTTACCCTGCAGCAGTGGGGCAGGCTGGAGAGCAAAGGAGGAGCTTCCTGCCCAGGCACTCAAAACAGGACGTGTCGAAACGGAAGCCCACACTTCattcagggtgggggtgggacccGGACACGGTTCTTGGGCCTCAGAGTCTCCCCACTGCAGGCTTGGGCCTCAGAGTCTCCCCACTGCAGGCGACAGCTACAGGACCTCCCTGCCTGGGTGACGGGCCCCTGCCGCAGAAAACGTGCCCCCGAGCTCACACCTCACTTCTTACGTCCATGGCCCTGTCTGCAGCTGAAGTCCCTGCTGCAggaggggtttggggaggcctaaACCTCCGTGGGTCTCCTGGTTGCAGGTTGGAGGCTCAGCAGCCCGTGTTGCCTGGCCCAGAGGAGCTTTGTAGGCCCAGGAACCAGGACGCTGGGGCTCGCTGACTGAAGAGCAGGCTGTGGTGGGAGACGAGGGCGATTCCAGGGCACGTGGGAGCACGTTGGGTCACAGTGCTGCACCCTTGAGCCCCCCGCCCTTCCTACCTCCATCCTGTGCCCTGGCATTTCCcacaggtgtggcagggctgctTACTGTGTTCAGTAGAAATCATTGGAGGCCGCAGTTTTGAACTAAGTTTCTGTACTAAGCTCAAAAGACTAGactgaaaatcaaaatggagtcacccatgCTAAGTGCGGCAACTGTCCAGCCCAGTCATGTGTTCTGAGTAGTGATCACTTTTGTTTTACGTAAATTATTTGATTGATGGTTTAGGAGGTTTAAGTTCTACAGTGGCTGACAGTGGCTGTGTTCACAATCGACTCACAATATTCCTGCAATCGAATGTGTTGCATCAGGAAGTTTGCAGGCCACAGAACAGAGGTTTTATTCTGAAGGTAAAATATTCAGGTCTCCTACTAGAGGCCCACTGTGTGTGTCCATCCTCAGGCCCTGGGTCCCCAGttcctctctttctctggctGGTCCCGGTGAGCTGTGAGGACTTCGCCATGTCCAGGATTCCACGTCCTTCTATCCTCGGCTGAGTCTCCCCACACACAGAGGACGGCCGGGCTCTGCGTCCAGCTCTGCCCATGGGGAGGTTGCCCCTCACCAGGGTCTTCAAGCTGCCCCTGAATGGGTTTGAGTCAGCCCCATCCCTGTCCGACTGGCTCCGTCTCCCAAGCTGGCCCACGGAGAGCCAGCTGACTTCTTCCTCCTCCAGCATCGGGTCCCACGAGGACGTGCCTGCAGCCCCACGCGGCAGAGAGGTGGTGCTGGGAAGCGGTGGGGTGGCAGCGGTGGGAGAAGCGGCCTGACCCACCCGGGATGTTCCACTTTTATCCACATAAAATGCATTCTTGCTGGTCCCACCCAACGCTCTGACTTGGTGTGTGTGACACAGCCCAGCTCATGGTGGGCAGTTCTACCACAAGGTCACTGCTGGCCCATGTCCGTCTTTACAGACAGAATAGAGAAGACTGCCCTGCAGACGCGAGCTGGTCTCCAGACTGGATCCGGTGAGAGCGCGGTTGCGGAGCCGCAGGACGGGTGACGCGGCCACAGGCTGTCCTGTCCATGTGCCCGTCACATCTCTCAGTCAGAGGCACTCCTGACCACTCACTTGGGCAGTGGGTCCAGACACGGCAGGCTCTGTTGGACACAGGGGCCAGGTTAGGGTCTCCACAGCAGAGCTTCATGCTGGCCGCCCATCCAGTTAGGCACATGGGACGAAGGAATCAGTGGGGTCCAGGCCCAAATCCCCTTGCCTTGGGTTCCCCAGTCCCTGGACCCTCCCAGCAGGCATTTCCCACTTCCTGATGTATGTTTGGAACAGCAACAGGTGGTGGCTGGCAGAACCCCACAGTGGGTCAGTGGCCTGCCGGGTAAGAGGCATTGTCGTGTGGACGGCAGGTGGAGGTCCCTGTAAGTGCTCTGCACAACTTGCCCCAAGTTAAGACAGTAAGTCAAAAGCAATGTCTCATTCTGGGGAGGATAGCAGAAGTGCCACCCTCAGATCCTGCTGGGTGCAGAGGTGCTTGCCCCTGTCCACGCTTCTTTTAGTTCACTAGTCTGGTCTGCAGGACAGATGGACGCTGGCGGGTGACTGTGGACTGCTGGAGACCAAGCTAGTTGGAGCTCAGATTGAGGCTGTGAGAGTAGATCTAGCCAGCCTCAGGTCCATGGCACGTGGGCACTGAGCTGGTGCACGCAGGGTTTTCTGTGTGTACAATACATGCACTTTCACACCCGCCTCACTTCTGGGAGACTGGATATGCAGGGCTCTCAGCTTTCAGCTGTCATCAGGGTCGCTGAAGGTCATACCTTCTTCCACATCACATCCTGCTTTCAATGCCTGATCAGTCGTGGTGTACAGGCCTGGCTCTGCTCTGGACATCTTCAATGGGCCGTCCCAATTCCACAGTCATGCATGGTTGGCTCAGCTCCCTCTTGCTGTTTTCCCCTCTTTCCACTGGGTTTTATCCCAAGAGCCTCCCTAAAGTACGTCCCCCACACACATCTCCTTGTATTCTGCCTTCCGGAAACATGGACAGGGCAACTGCACAGGGCTTTATTGGTCTTTGCAATGACTGGCTTTCTGTCGGAGTGAGGTGGGAGCCCCTGTGGCGTTCTGAGCACAGGCGGGATGGGACCTGCCTTGTTTAACAGGCTCACTCTGGCTGCAGTGCTGGGAACAGACTGGTGGCCCAGGCACAGAAGCGGAGGGCTCTAGAGTAGGGGAGCGCCACTGGTCTCTGGTGGTTGCAGAGGGGATGGTGAGGTTCACGTGCACCAGAGGTGGGGCCAGCAGGACTTGAGGGAGGGGCTCTAGTTAAAGGTCTGCAGCCACTGTCCCTGCGCCCCAGCAACCTTCTCTGGGGCGGGATGACTGGGACAGAAGGGAGCTCTGGTGGGTGGTCTGTGGCCTCTGAGCACTACCCACAGCAGCCTTTGATGGGGGGCTCTctgggctgggggcggggccgcACCGTTTGGTGGCTCCAGCCTGTAATTTGGGTTATATTTAGCCAGTGGCGCTGGGCTGGTCCCAGAGGGCGGCCGGGGCTATAAGCGGCCGCGGGTGCCCACCCTCGAAGTGAGAGTCTGAGCGAGGAAGAGACAGCGCTGGAACCCATGGACACGTCGTACCCCCGTGAGGACCCCCGGGCCCCGACGCCCCACAAGGCCGACAGCGCCGGCCACACGGCCCTGACGCTGGGGGCGCCGCGACCCCCGCCTCGGGACCACTTGATCTGGTCGGTCTTCAGCACCCTCTACCTGAACCTGTGCTGCCTCGGCTTCCTGGCGCTGGCCTACTCCATCAAGGTGGGCGGCGGGGCTGCATGGGCTGCTGTCAAGGTGGCGTGGGGAGGGCATTCCACAGGGGGCTGCCGGTGAAGGGGCCACCCCACTGGCATGGCCTGAAAGGGGCTCCTCACCAGGGTGGGGGCCAGAAAGGCTTGTCCAGCTTGTCCATCGCGGTGGCGGTGCTGTTCACAAAACAGGAGGTCTGTTCTTAAGGGAAGGTTTAGTCCGTCCAAAAGAGCACGGAGCCCATGGGGTTTATCTGCCCATCGAGTGGGGGCTTTTCACCTGCTGTGGGCTGCTATGCACAGAGCCCTTTGGCTCCAGctcctgggtgggggtgggggcctcaGCACCACAGAGGGACCACGTAGGTGGGTGCTGGCCTGGGATGGGCACTGGGTCCATAGCAGGGGCAGGAGGAGTCAGGGGCCCCACCCAGCCCCCATTTGGACCGGGGTCTCTTATGACCCAGGGCTCCACGGAGGGCTGAGGCACGTGTCAAGTTGCGGGCAGGGAAAGGAGTGGCTGAGCTCGGGGGAGTGTCCCCTCGGGTCATACCCCTCCATCCAAATCTTGGGTCCAGCATGGGCCCTCCAGTTTCCCCAGGTGGGGGGCAAGGCCCCCAGGCCTGAGGACATGTAGATATCTGGCCCTGCGGCCACTCCGCAGGCCCGAGACCAGAAGGTGGCTGGGGATCTGGAGGCGGCCCGGCGTTTGGGCTCCAGAGCCAAGTGCTACAACATCCTGGCTGTGATGTGGACACTAGTGCCACCCCTGCTGCTCCTGGGGCTGGTGGTGACTGGCGCCCTGCACCTGTCCCGGCTGGCCAAGGACTCTGCAGCTTTCTTCAGCACCAAGTTCGATGACACAGACTATGACTGACAGGCTGGGTTCTGACCCTGTCCTCACCAGGGGACCCGGACCCCAGGACACTGACAACAGGGTGCTGACCCTGGGGCTCAACATTGACCCTCTAGGGTCTTCATCCCCACCTCATCCTGACCCTGGGGCCTCCTAGCCCCAACCTGAGCACCTAATGCTGATCCATTCAAATCCCAGGGGCCTTGCCCTAACCTTGAGGGTCCCCAGCCTCTAACTCCTGTCCCCACCTGACCCTCCCCCCCCCACTCAAACAGGCTCAGCCTCAGTTTTGCAATTAAAGGTGCCTGTTTCCAGAAAGTGCCTTGTGGGCCTCATTCCtggctggggtgggagagggagctGCCCTCGGGACCATGGAAGCCACATCCCCCTGGAACGGTGGGTGCCTCCCCAACAGCTCAGCAGCCCCGTTCCGTTTGCCTGGCCGTGCCCCAACTGCCCCTTTGCTTAGCCAAGGGGAGGCCTGCGGCTTCTGGGGCGGAGGCGCCTGAGTATTTTAGAATGAAGTTTGGGAACTCAGGCCTTTGATCTCTGCTGCCCTGTGGTTTAGTGGCCTGCGTTCCGTAACGTGTGGGTGTGTCTGCTGATTCCACATGTGCGCCCACCCCATCTACGTGTGCACGCGTGTCTGTGCGTGGTGCACGTGCATGTGCTTGCAGTCTACGTGGGAGCCCTGCCTGTGGGCTGGGTGTGTGCTGCCCTCCTTCTGGGTCACTCTGTGTCTGTGGCCCTGTGTGCCACTTTAGTCCTGAGAAATCTCAGTACCTAAACTGTGGTTTCCCTCCTTCCTGGGTCAGTGAGGTAGCCGGGGTGCCAGGGCGGGACCATGGGGCTGGGCACACACGGTCCCCCCGTCACCCATGTACATCTTCCACACATGTGCAGGATCCCagtccctccctctgcccccaccaACTGTGCACAGAGAGGCAGGCCGGGAGGAAATGCGGGTGTGAACATTTTCTGAGCCCCCTGATGCTCGGTGACAGTCATGTTACTTCTCCTCTCTCATGTGCCACACAGCTCCCCGTCCCCCAGGACCAGCAAAGCCTGGCAAATGGCGCGGGACAAACAGATGCACACGCTCTGTGTGGTGAGGCCGCAGGGCCTCCCTGGGGCTGGCCAACGACAGGGCGGGCTAATTGCAGGGGCCTTGACCACAAGGCAGCTCAGGGCTTTGAGCACCCCACCCAGGGTGCCTTCCCTTCCCAGGGAGTCCCCCTTGCTTGCCTGTCTTCCTGGGCTGGGTGGGGGTTTCTGTCTAGTTGCTCTACTTGGAGCCCCCAGAGCTACGCCCTCATCCTGTGACATGCCTGCAGCCAACAGCTGTCCCAGCTGTCTCCACGGAGCCCACAATGAGGACAGCGTGCTTTGGCCGAGCCAGCCCCTGGAGGCAGAGGTGTGTGGAGCTGGAGCACTGGCCCCTGCTGGGTGCTGGTGACAAGACAAGGCTGGCCCCTTGGTAGACCAAGGATAGGGGCAATGTGCCAGGCAGGGCTTGGATGGGGACAGAGACAGTGGGCCGACTCTAAGCCTCAGGATTGGCCCAAGAAGGGATTGACTGGTGCTGGACGCAGAGGCCAGGAGCAGAGGTCAGCCTGGGTGTGGCCAGGTACATGTCCACAAAGATGGGATGGCCTGCCAGTTCCCATGCTTAGAGAGGGGGCCAGGGATTGTCTGGCCCATGCCCAGGTGCTGAGGACAGTGTGTGGTCAAGATGCCTTGGGGGAAGGGTCACCAgcagccctccctgccccaggctcTGTCTCCTGGGCAGGCTGATGGATCCTGACCAGCCAGGCCAGCACACCTGCCTGGTCACCCCACCACGGCCTCCCCAGAGGGTCACCACACTGTGTTCAGAGGTGACAGCACACATGTGCAGCAGGAACTAGGCCACATTTGTACTGTGGGTGCAGGACCACCTGTCACCTGTCCTGCTGGGACAGGCCTGGATCATGGCAAGGAGAAGGGGCCCCCGCCCTCCTCAGCAGACCTGCCTCAGCTGTTTTTTGCCCAGTGACAGCGTTTGATGGGCACAGATCTGTAGCTGAGGGAGAGACTGCAGGCACAGAGGCGAACCCCACAGAAGCGTAGGTGACATTCCCCGAGGCCACGCACCCTTGGCTCCAGCTGGGCCCTGAACTTCATGTTGGTCTGCAGCTTAGGCCATGGCCCTCCCCGCTGTGGCTGTGAGTCCCAGCAAGCATGCCACTCGGTCACTGTGGCCATAAAATGCATGGTGTCCACAGGTCCCCACCATCTGCACACCACATTGTTCCTGTTGCAGTGGCCATGAGAAGTCTCCTCTCAGACCTCCGAGTGCAGAGGCACAGCTGGCCAAGGCTGGCTCTGCCCTGGAGCACAGGCTCACGCCATAGGCTGCTCCCTGTGGTGACCGAGCGCTGCAGATAGGAGGCAGGCCCCGGGAGTCGGGCATTCTGATGCCACCTCCGAGAGCCAGCCACGGCCCAGGACATCTCCACACAcacctttcccctctccctcacgCATCGCGGCAGGCCTGTGTCCTCTGACGCTTGGCTAGTGCCTGCTTCTTGGAGACGGGGATCAGCTCTCCACCGTGAACAGGGAATGCGGGCAACGCCAGTGTGCGGGAGGTGCAGACAGCAGGGGACCCGCCTTGCTGCACTTTCTGACCCGCTGCACAGCCctttctttcagaaggaaagaggcACGTGGGCTCCTTAGAGAAGTAAAGCATCTCCCAGCACCAGACTTTAATTGCTCAGGCTGACTCTGTGCAGGGGGCCTGGTCCTCCCCGGGATTTCGGCAGCAGACGTCATTTCACCCCACTCTTGGGAAACCATCGCTGACCCATCCCAAGGGCTGAACACAGCCTGCCCAGGACAGATGGGCCAGGGGCCATGGCCTTGAACCCTTGCACATTTGGCTCTGGTCCCTGTGGCTGGTCAGTGGGGAGACATGGGGTCTTGCTCTGGCATCTGTCTGTCCTTTATCTCACAATGGCTCCCCACTCTCTTCTCATGGGCACTTGATTGAGGAAAGGCTGCCCATCCCAACCCACTCTGTGCCAGAGGCTGTCCAATCTGACCAAAGTGGCCACGGTCCAGAGCAGCCAAAGACTGAGACACATCCCCATAACATCCCATGGGCACCTGGACTCAGCCATGCCTGATCCTCAACTgcacgatgacacaagttccttTCTGGTGAAGCTGTGACTGAGACGCCTAAGTGATGGTGCAGGTGGCCGAGTGCTGTTCCTACACCTCTCCCAGTCCCTGCTGTCCACCTCCCTGTCCTGCACCTGCCTCTGGTTTCTCAGCAGAGCTGCTAGCCACCCTGCATCTGGTCCTGTGGACTGTGACCTGTGACCACGGCACTCGGAAGAGTCTAAGGACAAGAGGCCAGAGGTCAGACCACAGGCTCAGGCCCTGGCTGCAGGAGCTCGGGAAAGCGCactggagggagggagtgagaaaGGGCACCGAGGGACAGTGGGTGCTGGTGTCCACCCACAGGGGCAGAGAGATGCCTGGGGACACCTGGGGACGCCTGCCATGGGGAGTCAAGGCTGGGGAGGGGCCCAGTTGGGCCTGAGGGACCAAGGTCATCTCAGAGGGGGGTCCTGTGGTCCCAGGGGACCAGCGTCTAATGTCTTCAAACTTCTCCTGGGACGCCCTTGGAGCTGGAACTTGCAGGCTGCTATGGGAGTGACCTTTGTATCCGGCCAGCTGAGCGGGGAAAGGAGGCCTTCTGTCCTGtagggagagaggaggtgtccTGGGGGTGAGGGCACGCTCCCAGGGGGCAGCTGGGGTATGGGCCCCTGGGCCCTCGGACAGGTCTGGGGGTGACTGCCTACCTGGTGGCAGGGGGAGCCGAGCCTCTGATGGCCATAGCTCGGCCTCCAGTGGGGGTGTCCAGGGCCCTGCCCGGGTCACAACCTCGATTGTCACAGAGTCCTCAGAGAAGAAAAAGTTAAGCTTGTTCCCCTGATAGAAGATGCCAGAGACGCACACTCTGGGGATCTCCGCCAGGCACACAGGATCAAAGGTCACACCTCTCCTGGTGACCCTGTGGGGTAGAGTTCTGTGAGGAGTGGTGGGCGTGGCTGGCTGCTCTCTGCCAGCTCCTGTACTCACCTGAACCCTGTGCACCCAAACAGCACCGCCTGCAGAAAGCCCCCCATGCCTGTCAGGAAGTTCACGGCGCCTGAGCCGTCAGCATTCTCCGTCCACACCTGCAGGGTCAAGGGCTGTGGTTGCCGGGACCCCCAGCGCACTGGCCCTCCTGAGGCTGCCGTCCAAGGTCAGGCAGGAATCTCCAGGGGTGTGACCCTGCTGTGACCCTCTGAGGCTGGCTCCACTCCCACCACGGGGCTCAGTGGGAGGCAGGCACGGTCAGCCTGTGGGTCTCAGGCAGTGGCCAGGCTGACCTTGAAGGGCTCGGTGACGTTGGCAAAGCTCCTGTCCAGTAGACCCCGTGCCTTCACTGGATCCTTTAGCTCCATCCAGCCCACGGCAAACATGCTCTGGGGTCAGAGGTCAGAGGACACGCTGGGGTGAGGCCCACTGTGTGGGGATGGAAGACTGAGGCCAGCGGGGCAGgaccacccccaaccccaggctCCTCACCCAGGTCATGGCAGGGCCCTGGGGGGACGTCACAGCCTCGTAGATCTCCAGGTTTGTCCTGCGAATGGCAGGACTCAGGGGGAAGGGGACCGGGTAGCCCAGGAGCACCACGTCTGCCTGCTTCACCTCCTCTCCTGCGGGGAGAGCTGctgctgacgggggtgggggcgCTCCAGGACACAGGGGTCAGGGGGCAGGGGGCCCTTGAAGCAGCTCTGAGTCCACTCACCAGGCTCGTACCCATCAAACTCCGGGTGGAAGTTCCGCTCCGGGTCAAAGGGCACCTTGATCTTATCAGCCACCAGCAGCCACTGGTCGGGGACCGGCAGACCCAGGTCCTGGGCCAGGGCAGCAGCAAAGCgcaggctggggagaggagggggctgcAGCCAGCACTCGGGCCGGCCCctgcctggtggggtgggggtggggcaggtctGCAGCCTGGGAAGGGAGGGGTGGGGCGGTTCTCAGGTCTGACCTGTTCTGGGCCAGGACATTGGTGTACACGGAGTTGTTGACCCCTGAATGGTACTCGTCGGGGGGCATGACTCCTGGGCACACAAAGCCATGATGGTACTTAGAGCAGGGTCTCAGGGGCTGCCCTCGATGCCAAGTCAGGGGCCTGGAAACCACCTGCTGAATCTGCAGCACccaccacctcccctcccctgcccctcacccctcacccctcacccctcaGGTGGCATTCCTCCTGCCTGGGGCCCCACTCCACACGGCTGCACCAAAACTCCGCCACGCCGCTGACCACGTCCCAGCCGCCAGCCTCTCGGAAGAGCTGCAGGTCCTGGGGGCAGAAGGCGGGACAGAGGCCGGGACTCCGGTGACTCTGGTTCCCACCCAGCGCCGACCCTTCCGAGAACCCAGAAAACAAGACCTGGCTCCGTGACGCCTGTCCTCAGCCAGCTTCCCAGGACTGGCCCCGAAGAGCAAGGCacgggggcggggcgcggcgacACGTCACCTGCGTGCTGTGGTAGTACAGCTCGAAGGCCAGCGCCACGGCCCCGTTGACGTGGATCTCCTGGGCCCCGTAAATGTCCTCGGGGCAGACCTCCAGGCCGGAGCCCGCGCTCTCCCAGGCAACCTTGGCTccctgagggggagggggaggtgtggACGCGACCCTGCTCTGGCGGGCAGGGGCCGCCCGCCGACTTCCCCATGCCCTCGACCttcagagagaggaggaggtgggggcgGGCAGGCTGTGGGGTGCTGTTGAGGCCCCACAAACTTCAGGGTAGAGAATCCAGGACGTCCCATCCCCACCCAGAGAGGCGGCGACCTGGGGTGTGAGGACACCAGGCCCTGCAGGGCCCGCAGGGTGGGTGCCCAGGTCCTCCTTACCTGGTAGCCCAGGTTCCGGGCATTCTCTAG of Cynocephalus volans isolate mCynVol1 chromosome 4, mCynVol1.pri, whole genome shotgun sequence contains these proteins:
- the LOC134375744 gene encoding uncharacterized protein LOC134375744 isoform X1, whose product is MNHTSQTFFTRANTGLSENYEMLKEEHEVAVLGTPQSSAPVTSTVINIRSDTSVPDHVVWSLFNTLFMNWCCLGFIAFAYSVKGQEDGGRRDWGPGLCLHRQVPEHLRSHHQHHKDRDSHRPFHHFLRCNLRSISQIIQNLGGHQRCPWSPPCTTGPAPWGCGPVPGLHAFIL
- the IFITM5 gene encoding interferon-induced transmembrane protein 5; translation: MDTSYPREDPRAPTPHKADSAGHTALTLGAPRPPPRDHLIWSVFSTLYLNLCCLGFLALAYSIKARDQKVAGDLEAARRLGSRAKCYNILAVMWTLVPPLLLLGLVVTGALHLSRLAKDSAAFFSTKFDDTDYD
- the PGGHG gene encoding LOW QUALITY PROTEIN: protein-glucosylgalactosylhydroxylysine glucosidase (The sequence of the model RefSeq protein was modified relative to this genomic sequence to represent the inferred CDS: substituted 1 base at 1 genomic stop codon): MEGAGEDPTVFTAHSLPSDPRLLATVTNAYLGTRVYHDTLHVSGVYNGAGRDTHRAILPSPLNVRLEAPAGTGEQLTETFALDTNTGSFLHTLEGPVFRASQRIYAHRTLPHVLAFSVCLTRLATGGQPITVLLRSAFSPESPDLDLHVGPDFQGARYLYGHTLTPEQPGGLQHEIHMLWTPVPPALTLGEGEEDRTWDFLTVVGSSQAEAQACLTEALQLQAGGTLYVANAQAWAQLWAGCGLDVAGPLPLRQALRGSLYYLLSALPQPGTPGFVCHGLSPGGLSNGSREECYWGHVFWDQDLWMFPNVLLFHPEAARAILEYRIRTLGGALENARNLGYQGAKVAWESAGSGLEVCPEDIYGAQEIHVNGAVALAFELYYHSTQDLQLFREAGGWDVVSGVAEFWCSRVEWGPRQEECHLRGVMPPDEYHSGVNNSVYTNVLAQNSLRFAAALAQDLGLPVPDQWLLVADKIKVPFDPERNFHPEFDGYEPGEEVKQADVVLLGYPVPFPLSPAIRRTNLEIYEAVTSPQGPAMTWSMFAVGWMELKDPVKARGLLDRSFANVTEPFKVWTENADGSGAVNFLTGMGGFLQAVLFGCTGFRVTRRGVTFDPVCLAEIPRVCVSGIFYQGNKLNFFFSEDSVTIEVVTRAGPWTPPLEAELWPSEARLPLPPGQKASFPRSAGRIQRSLPXQPASSSSKGVPGEV
- the LOC134375744 gene encoding interferon-induced transmembrane protein 3-like isoform X2 — translated: MNHTSQTFFTRANTGLSENYEMLKEEHEVAVLGTPQSSAPVTSTVINIRSDTSVPDHVVWSLFNTLFMNWCCLGFIAFAYSVKSRDRKMVGDVTGAQAYASTARCLNISALIISIIKIVIVIVLFIIFSDVIFGAFRR